The Parus major isolate Abel chromosome 8, Parus_major1.1, whole genome shotgun sequence nucleotide sequence CAAAATGTACAACATAAATTTGGGAAAGCACTGTATGTTCTTCCCTGTGCCTCTGTCAGCCTTCCCAAAGcagtttggtgttttgttttattcagtgATCAAAGAAGCTGCTGTTTTGAGGAAGCACAACCTGTTTGAGGATAACCTGAACGTGCCTTGTGAGAGTGTGTCCAGCCTGGCGGAGCTGAGGACCCCTGTGGGATCAGCACAGGGCACCCCTGCCAAAGTGCCCACAGCTGCCCGAGCCGAGGAATTGGACACCGAGAGCCACAGGGACGAAACGCTTGTTGTGACAGGGAAAATTGTGTGGGAGAAGGATGCTGATGAGGGAAAGTCCCCAGACAAAGAGGCAGGCACCTCTGCTAGTGCAGGTGGTGATCAGGCCAGCAGGAAGGAAGCAGTGGCTGTTACAGACGTTGGTGATGAACAGGAGTCCCCTTTGGTTAGCCACACTAAACAAGGAGTTGCAGAGGGAAAAAGCGCATTGGAGAATGAATCAGAGTGTGTAGTGAGCACTGAGAGAGAATTCAAGGCACAACAAAAAGCTGTGGAGGAAAAAGTTGCTTCTGGGACTGACAGTGCAGTAAAAATTTTTGGAGCTGGCCCTAAAAAAGAACTTAAGGTacctgaaggagcagcagaggaagaggtgACTTCAGAGAGTCAAACAGTAACGGCTGCCATGCCTGTCAGTGGCAGTGAGAAAgcaagcacagcacaggaaaaagtTTCTGAGATAAAGGTCACTTTCCCACCTGAGAATGTAACAGATATAGAAAATTTTGGAAGTGcggaaaagaaaagcaagttagaaaatgaaattatggaaaaattaTCTCAGAGTGAAAATGCAGTAGGAACAGGGTTTGAAGGGGTTAGTAAAAAAGAAAGTGGTGAGAGTACTGAGACAAAGATTGTTTCCCAGGATGAAAAGACAGGGAAGGCAGTGTTTGGGGATTGTCCTGAAAAAGAAAGCCAGTCGCAAGAAAAGAGTTGTAAATCCCCCGATGATGTGAATGAGATAAGGAGTTTGTTGATGCTAACAGTTGAGATCCCAGCAGATACTCCATCTGAGAACATCAAGGAGGTCTGTGAGGGCGAGCTGCTGAAGTTGCCGGAACACCATAATGGTAACTACGAGTTGAGCAAAGTGGCTGTGGCAGAAATTCAGCTATGCCACAAGATGAGGAGTGAAGATGCAGCAGCATGTGTGAAGTTCAAGGAGGAGCAACCGTCCTCAGCCAGCCTGGGGCTAGATGGTACGAGTGCAGAGAGCGTGCCCAGGGGGGCACAAGCACCGTGGCTGGTGGAGAGCTCGGCTCCGCCTCAGGAGGCAAAGGCAGAGGTGGAGATCAAGCCAAGTGTGTGGTACGCGGGTGCGGGAGGTGGGAGGTTGCAGCCAGAGGAACACACGAGAAATGCGGTGGAAGACAAAAGGCTTTATGGGGAGGAAGGCACAGGGAACAGCAACGCTGTCTCGGAGGAGGCTGGGACACAGAGCTCCTTTGGGAGCCCTGCTGCACATGCAGCTACGAGGGACGTGCCCATCTTGGATAGAGCAAACCCGGGCCCAGGACTGCTGGAGCCGGTCTCCCTGGTGCCGCAGCGGCGCCGggggcagcccagggctgagcGCACGGCAGACACAGAGCTTGGGGGACGAGAGGGGGAGCCAGATCAGTCATCTTCACACGCAGGAATTCAAAGCACAGGAGGAAAAGCGATTCTCCCAGAAGAACACCGAGAAGATGGTTCTGCACAGCAAAACTCTGAGGAGTAGAAAGCAGtttcagcccagccctgcagtaaTCCCTGCTCAATTGTTAATACTTATTCATGTCGGGGCGGAATAAGCTTTGTTGTGGTGTCCCCAGCTTCTGCAGGTTTTCCAGGAATCCCTTCCTGAGGGATGGGTGATGGGTTTCCTTTTGCTTAAAACGAGATTACTGCTGAGGAACTTCATCTGTCACTTCAAATCTGCTCCCTTTTAAAGCTAGagaaaaagtctgaaaatgtgACCATTGAATGCTTCCAATGCCCAGCTATCATCAGCTTATTTTAACAACTTAGCTGTTCTTAGGGATCCTCCTGGCTTTTAAATGCATGGTTTTGACAAGTACTGCTATGATTCTGGTGGTTGGTATATACATACTCGAGGGTGCTTTTAGAATTTGCATGCAGtatacaggaaataaaaacattttttagtAGCAAACAGAACCAAATAGTTGATATAGTACATTGCTGAAAAGTCTCACTGTGCAAACTCTGCAAACTAGTTACTTGTTTTCAAGTTTTGGCAGATACCAAAGACAAgcaaatattcagatttttaatttttttttttctcttattgctgtatttaaaaaggGGAAAGTATGGGAGCAGGTTTCTCAGTCCCACTCTGCACTTCAGGGTTATTTAGCCTTCCAGAGCACTTTATGGctatattgttttgttttatggaagggagagaagagaaTGTTTACAATAACTATAACCATTAGGCAGCATTTCTCTGGTTTAAATCCCACCATAAAATAGATTCACTTACAGCTATTTCATACGGAAGATTGAGTCCTGCCATTCCTATTCACACTGAGTTACTTAAAAAGGTCTGTAGACCTTTTTAAGGTGTGGAAGTCACATAATAAGTGGCATCAATTGTGAAATATCAGAATCATTGCTTATAATTTCCAATGTAGATGTTAACTGAAGTGGCAGGCAGCCAGAGGTTGTTTTACATATGCTTAGATTTTGGAGGGCACAATCACATTATAAAAGCTGTTACTAAAATGAGATGGTTGCTTTCATACACATGGTCTGTATCAAACCATGATATTGGTGCAGAGTTGCTTAAATGTGTTCTTTGCATCTCAGTTTGCACAGAAAAGCTTGGAGATGCAGCCCAGTATTTTAGTAAATTGGCCTTTCAAATGCAAAACCTCGCTTTAGAGGTCAGTTTAAGGCACCTTGGACTTCTGGCCTACTGTTTTGAGCCTGTTTCTGAATGTCATACATTGCAGGACAGCAAAGATTAATTATAATTGCAGCATAGACTGCTGGATTTATGCCCATAAAGACACGGGAAGAAATAACAAAGTCCCGGGAGCATAATATGTGTTAACATTTAACTTCAGCAAACTCTGCAAAGTCTTTTAATGCTATCAAAATATTCTCTAATACTAATAGAAAATTTACACTAGAGGAACAGGCAAATATTACTGTGTGAGGAAGGAACTTTGTTGAGTAACGGGATTAACTGCTCTGTCattgcagtaaaataaatgcagtttctgTTTATTCCAGAAGCCGTGCTGTGGTATGGAAACATGAAGGTCATAGatgttttccttgcagaagTACTTTAACTCATTTCCTCATTATATTTCATGCAAAAATACTAATTTGTAAACATACAAACTACTGCCagccaattatttttttacaaatcatTGGTTATTTCAGTGTTAGCTGCTTCACTTTTACAAATCATTAACTACTTTTAATTGGTACTGAAAGTTAAGTTACTTCATATTTATAAAGTGCTCAAGTtaagcagcagcaaacagcctttttaaactaaaattagGGAACATTATGGGTTTTTAATACTCCTTTTGTATGAAAGACAGCATGGCAGCAAAAAAGACTGCAGCCTCCTACAAAAGGGAACAAATTCATTCTACTATGTATCTATGTATCTACTATCTGTACAGAGAGCATTTTGCATAAGTATTCCCATAATGGTAATTTTGGAGTTATTTTTGTGGCAGGCCTAGATCTGGGTAATATTTTCCTGTCATGTGAGTTCCACTTCTGAATGCAGATGCTCAGATGTTTTTCACCAGTGAGATGGGTAGGGATGGGAGGATTCAGCTTGTACATTGCCTGGTTCTGCAATTTAAATTGCAGTTCCTCATGGCCAGGGTATTTTTTCCCggttttggggattttctgCCCGTTTGCAAATGGATAAAGTAGTGCTTTTTTAGTCTCTACCACAGTTGGTTACAAGCGACAGCTTGGTTAGAAGAGCTCAGCAATCTGCAAGGTTATGTGGGACCACTGATCAGAAATGGTAATTATGCACCCATTCCgtcttttttattgttttcttgcAGCTCACAAACTGGGAACCGTAATAAATCGCCTCTTACGGCCCATGGCCGAGAGTCGGGTGTCCTGGTGGGAGCGGGCTGGGGTGTGGAATTCCATCGGGTTTTCAGTGTTAAAAGGAAGGGCATGAAACACATTGTATTTGCTTGGAACTTTGTACAAACGCTTGTCATGGAAATAAAGACgctcttcccttcctttgctGGGAGGCTGCTTTTGTGAGTGTGAGATAATTTGGGagattttattaaagaaatggTCCTCGTGCAGCTGGGAATGACAGAGGTGTTTCTCCATTGCCGGAGGGGAGTCTGCGGGCAACACCGAGAGGGAGTTTTTACGGGAGCACGAAGTGACAGCGTGAGGGgtaatggcttcaaactgagtGTTAGATTTCGTATGTAGGAGGAAGTTCTTCGccgtgagggtggtgaggccctgtCACAGAGTGCCCAAAGAAGccgtggctgccccatccctgtgtgtgcaaaggccaggctggatgagacTCTAATTACATCCCTACCCATGAGGAACTACTCCGTACAGCCCCTTCCATTCCGAGCCACTCCACCATTTCCCGGCACACTCCGCACCTGGGGCTCGCACGGAGCCGGAGCAGGCAGCGCCTGAGGAAGGGCAGGGCGCGGGGCACGCCGGGAGCTGTGGTTCCCCCGCCTTTGTCCACGTCGACCGGCTCGGTACGCGTTCCCTGCCGGTGCTCGTGACCCTCTCGCCACACTCCCCCATTGGCCCGGCGGCGCGCGCTGGGGGGCGGTGCCGGAAGTGGCGGCGGCGCGAGGCCGTTTCCTTGGCTACGCCCCCGCGGGCGCGCGCggaggggccgggccgggccctTCCTGCCCCGGGAGCCGCGGGAGAGGCTATGGGCCCGCAGCGGGAATAGCGGGCAGCCGGCCGGCCGCCATGGCCCTCAGCGGAGCTCCGGGCTGCCGCGCCGGAGAGCGGGGACCCCGCTGGAGGAGGCCCTGGAAGCTCCTGGCCCTTGGCCTGCTCTCCGCCTCCTCCGTGCTGGCGGCCGCCCCAGGCGCCGGAGCCatgagcagagaggagaagcGCCGGCTGGGGTGAGCGCAGGGGCGgcaagagagagggagggagggaaggaaggaaggacgccgggccgggccgggccgggcccccGCCGTGCTGGGCAGGGGGTGTGCGCTGCCCCCGGGGTTGgggtgggctgggctgggcggCCGCAGGCACAGAGCTTCGGGACGGCgtcccctgtccctccctctcccccatAACACTCCAGGGGACGCGTGGCATCGGTACCCAGCAGGGTTGGAGCTGAGCGTGCCGGACCCTGGCGGGTGTTTTGGGCCAGGTCACCTGGCTTTTGGGGACACGCCGCCCCTTCTCCGGTGTGGGATTAAACTATACGTTGTGTGAATTTGTAACTCGCTTGGGAGCTCACCTTAGAGATTTCAGCCAGGGCTTGCGTGGAGCTAGGAGTGAAAGTGATCAAAGATACGTCTAAATCCCCACTCGGTTTAATTATGGCCGTGCCTCTGTGAGAGTGCGGGAATCATAAAAAAGGTAAATGTTTACGTGTGTTCTGCCTAGTTCCTGTATGTAACCTGAACTGCTTCGGTCCCCCATGCATGTACATGTAAAAGGCTGATTCTTTTATTGTAGTTTTTAGTTGAAGGGTGAATATTGCAAGGTATgtggaaatacattttcttgcCTGGAGTGggattttctttaaacaaatttGCAATCAAGTGTATTTTGTCTTAGTATGTTTCTGGGGCAgtttcatcatcctcatccaGTAGTCAGTTGTACAGAACAATAATGCAACAAGTCTGCAACACAGACACAACACAACTCTCACAGTTGTTAATCACGGAgttgttaaggttggaaaaggccttcaagatcatcaagtccagctgtcAGGTAGAAGTTGATATTTAACTCCACTGTTTACTGTTACTGGGGTTTTCCATCTTGGGTTCTCAGGATAATTTGTGTGTACaatcttttatgttttcttcacGACATTACACAAGGAGTTGAAATTTCATTCCCcaatttatcttaaaatttttGCGTTGCACTTAAAATATCATCTGATACCCTAGGCATGTGCTGGTTATGTCctgctgtggtttgtgttttccttttaatgtaaGGTTTAAACAATTTTCTGTGTGCTACATCACCCAGCAGCTTTGTGTATTTATCTGGGGTTTTGCCTGCTGTAGCCTGAGAGGCACCTGGGAAAGCACCATCCTCTTTTCTTTTGATGCCTTAATTCACCTGCTGAGTTAAAACTACTTCTTGAATGTCCAAGTCATGTAAATTGGATATTTACAATATAATTGTGGTGGTTTGGGCTCTTTTATGTTCACTCTTATCAGCAGAGATTGTGAATTACACTGATGGTAGAAATTAGCatacttttttccttgcagGGCTCCTTAGTGAAACAGCTAGGAATGATCAGAAAGTAGTGCTGTGTATTAACAAAGCAATGTGgttttttgggagtttttaCATATAGAAGCATTTCTGTCCTTTcaaacatacaaaataaatgtcaggATTTTCTTTAGTGTGTGCTTGCTAAGAGAtccacaaataattttatattagGTGAAGAAAGAGTCTTTCCTTTCTGGAGTGGACAAGAGtagcagaaataagaaaaattattattctgtgtttcatttaCTTGGGTAGAGTATGTTAGTAGAGGACCTCTGCCTGATAGCTGATATTAAAGTGTGATACATGCAAAATGGTGTTTTAAAGGCCATTGGGAGACAGACTActaaggctttttcttttttcttttttagaaatcAAGTGCTTGAAATGTTTGATCATGCATATAGCAATTATATGGTAAGTCAAATacttttttgatgtttttctgaGGAGTTGTTGCTGACCTTGGGGAGAAAGCAACATACAGTACATGACATTCTATAGAAATATCTGGGAAGGAGGGGTGAAAACAgagctaaaataaataatagcacCTGTAAAGTCTTTAAAAAGACCATAACAAATGTTACTTTCACAGGAGGGTTGTGATGGCTTTTAGAGTGGTAACTAAGAATTACTTGTGGTAACTCTCCTTATCCATGCCTGATCTTTCCCAAATGAGTTTACCTCGTGTCAGGCTATCAGCAGTAAAGTATTTGGTTTGAAATTCCAGGGAAAGGAAACTCAAGAAGAGCTGTCTGTAGGCATCAGATTCTGGAGAACACAAATTGATCTTACTTATTTTGTAggtaaaaataatatttaatatttcttcagtGGTAAGCCATGTCAGATGCAGTTTGGGCGTTCTTCTACAAACTGTTTGTATAAGAGAAAGGGGATCTGGTGCCATATCCAGGCAttccaggctgtgcccaggatGTGACTGTCATATGACCATAGACCATGATGGCTGTGGTTTCTTTTGCTCTGACTTTTATGATTTCTGTGCAGGTGTCTTCCTGTTCTGGATCTTTGAGCCATTCCACACACCCTGGAACTGCTTGGTTTAGAAAAGCTTAAGAACAGTTACTTGGACTTCCTCAATAAtaattactttgaaatattcTATAAGTAATACACTTCTGAGGAGGAAGTGTAAATGTGACtaagataaatataaaagatTAATTCTTACTGGCTTTATATGGACATTCTTGCACATTCTTTGTGGCTGTTGCAGAAACCACTCTCAAGTTGCATCAGTTCCTGCAGCACAAACTGCTATCTCCTGGAAGCATCTTGCTATATGTCCCAGGTTTTGTGTTATGGTTTAAAccttaatatttaatttaagcTTAAAATCTCAGCAGTAAAACTTTATACAGCATGGGAGAGATACAGGACTGTAGATAGGACTGAAAACTAAGCAAGAGGATTTTCAAAGGGGTGAGGTTTCTCCTTTtaagttctttatttttgaaacctTTAGCAGTTAAACATTAGGCTTTTTGGTCATAATTTTTGTAATCTAGTTCCATGAAAAACACGTGGCTTGGCTTTCCTCAATGGAAAACTTATATATTTGGCAAAATTGCATAAAATATTACAAGGATCTGTGCTTGTGTGATAAATTGGCAACTGGTTAGGGGTCTTGCCACATCTGAAGcaagaaaattctgtttgaaggagaggaaaaacttCAACTATCCTGGAAACTTTGAAGCCAAAAGGATATTTATTTGCCACGTATGCTGGAGCACTAAACAAACAGAGGAATGTGACTTGCTTGTTTAAAGTTGAAGAAAAGATTAGAGTATCAGACTTGATTCTGGCAGCAGGACAATTAAGTATTTTTGCAGGTGTTTCTGAAACAACCAGctgaaaagttttaattttctgtttctattaatacatattttagaCATGCATATTTAGAAGACTGAAAATTCGTGTTTGATTGCAAGGGAAACTcccttgctcttttttttttttttttttttctttctttatttagtTGTTAAGCTTTGAGAAAAAGCTGCTGGGGTTTTTCAGTCcttcagtgatatttttaataatggggatatttttcttcttggctGTCAGAACATGTGAAAATGTCAGTCACTTGAGGCCAGTGACAAATTGGGAAATAACTCAATCCAAAGGTGAGAAAGAATTCAATCCAATattctgtgctgcaggcagagaataaataaactttttatttttcaaaatgcttttagtTCTTTATTTGTAAAgccaaatgtttctttttccagatttttttatcACTTCTCTTACCCAAAATTTAAGCCAGAGATCTCAGTTTTGACATTGCTTTTGTTGTCTACTTGTTTAATCTGTTTGTCTGAATACTTTACAGAGAAACTGCTATATTAAAGTGATCTAGATTCTGCCTTTTGCAGTTAAACTTGAGAGAACAAAGACTTGAGCAAAGACCAAAACACTCAGGAGGGTGGTATATAGGGAAACAAACCATCCGTTTCAAAAGAAGTTGCTGTACAAGCTGTTTATTTATAgagaaatgttcctttttttatttttatttcatgcttgAATATAGTTTATTTTTGTACCATGTATTTGGAAAGATCTTGAATGTGTTTACTTGCAGTTTCAGTCCAGCAATTTAAGTTTTTTATCCTGCCACATGTTAGTTCTCCACTAAAACTGGAGACCTCAGTACAGAAGCCAgtttcctgctgaaatcaagAGAAAGTGTTATATTTGTTATATTAGTGTCAGTTATATTTGTAAAAGGCTCAGTCTTGTTAGGGGATTTTTGGTGAACGTTATCTTTTATGTCTTATGTAGTAATTCACCAATTTTTTGTTTGAACTTCTGAGTTCTCTTACTTGTCTTGACTGTCACCCTCAGCCAGGTGAATTCATTGTGTAGAGTCCAGTGGAGGGCCATCAAGGTGATGTaaagaaaggctgagggagctggggctgttcagcctggaaaagggaaggctCTAGGGAATTTAACAAGGGAGGCTGTCAAGAAGGCAGGGCCagactcttctcagtggtgctcAGATgaaatgggcacaaactgaTCCACAGGAGGTTCCCTCTGAACATGAGGAAACACTTTTCCACTATGGAGTTGACCAGGTACTGGCAAAGGGGTGTCCAGAGAGGCCATGGAGTCTTCTATCCTGGAGATGCTCAGGAGTTGTCTGGACATGGTACTGAACAGCTGGGTCTGGGTGGCCCTCCTCGAGCAGAGGTCTTGGACAAGATGAACTCTAGAGGTCCCCTCCCACCTGCAAGGCTCTGTGATGGCTATGCAGTTTTTCTGAAGAACAGCATGATGAAGGTTCCTGAGCTCCCAAGAATGGCTGTGAGGACTGTAACTCATTCCCTTGTTTTGTTCCCAACAGGAGCATGCGTATCCAGCTGATGAACTCATGCCTTTAACTTGTCGTGGACGAGTGCGGGGTCAGGAGCCAAGTCGAGGGGATGTGGATGATGCCTTGGGAAAGTTAGTGTCTGAAATGGTCACTGTAAACATCTAGGAATAGAAGTACAATTGGCTGCCCATAATATTTGTTTGTTCAGTTGATATGGCCAGAAACTTACACTTgtaagaagtatttttattattatgaagTTAACTGATGTGAAGTTGTACCTTAAATAGAAGAGAATTGACCAGTGAATGAGATCCAAAGATAATGTTTTTAACCATTCTCCAAGTATTTTCCATAGGAAAACTTAACAAATGTGGGCTGACATATATTAGTAGTAGAGGTTATAAGGGTTGATGATCAGCTGAACAGAACAGTAAGCTCTTATCCATGATGCTGGCCTAATAACTGATActtaaagtgcttttttttaagtagaaagttttctgaaaacaagctGTCAAATGATTATCACGTGGATGATAGCCTCAAGCTGTCACTGAAGTATAGAACATTATTTCagacatggaaatattttctattttttctttaaagtgagTTGATAGTACAAAATACTGATCCTGTGGCTAGTAAAATGTAGATTTAAGAGCAGGTTTTTTCCATGTTAAATGGAATAATCAAAGGCAAAGTAGGCCTACTCtaaatgtgtttgtaatttGAATATATGCAGTTTATAGatcaaattatttaataacaaatagctgatttttttttaatatcactgTTTAATGTCTCTGCACAATGGTGTTAATCAAAGCTGAAATCTTTCTCTTAAAGACTGCTTCTAATTGTCTCTAGGATATTGAGCATGTTATTTTGGCCATATTTTGTTATGTACAGATGTTTTTTTTAGTCTAGAGATTTCCATATAATCCTGCTGCCTTGGAGGTATCCAAAGATAAAGCAGATGAAAAGTAtcaagaaaatgtatttttaatcctGGTCATGCAttctttttaatgacattttttaaaagtaacatACTAGCATTTGAGTAAAAATACCTTTCAGCCCCTTAGATGCattaaattattgtatttattgGTTTTCTGTATACAGGCTTTATTCTGTATCTTATAATTAGTTACATTATTATGTAGTAGATTTCTTACCCTTTTTCTTGCCAGCTGCCTCATCCATTGTGTTCTCTGCCAGTCTTTGCAATCACAAAAGGACAGGGTGAGGCAGCTGGGTCAGTTCTGTTTCCCCAGCCTTCCATATAGATGCGAAATGTgtaatttctctccttttgtaTGGAAGAAGTTGTGGATTTGTTAGGCAGGTGTACTTAGTCATTAGTTAATCTCTGTCTCCTGTAAAACAGTACTCAAAGAATGCCCTTATGTCTTtacaaataaaagagaattataATATAGGAACACTTAATTAGAATTTTGGTTGTCACATATTGCCTACAAGGTTTCAAACGTTGGGTACTTACTGAAATCCTTGGTGCGTGCTCCTCAGTAGGCAACTTTAACTGTTCCAAAGTGTTTAGTTTTAACACCATCTTGTTCTGTAAATTCTATTTCATGTTGTGGGTGTGTCTTAGTATAGAAACAGTTGTTGGAATTAGACatatttaagataaaattaTAGATAGAATTCCTGGGATGTGGAAAGGTCCCCTCAGCTTGGGATGCACTATAACAGCCCTGGAAAAAACCTCTGATCCTCATTAGGATGTTCCTGTTTTAGACAATGTGGAGCTAACTTGATGCTCTCTTTTCATGGAATGATTACAGAATCCCAacctggtttgggttggaagggaccttaaagcccatccagtgccacccccttGCCACAGatagggacaccttccactggtCCAGGTTGTTTCTGAcccctgtccagcctggcctttgaCACTGCTAAAATAGTTCTTTATTTTAGAGTAAGTAAAGtagttctttattttaatcCTATCACTTGCTAGTGTTGGAACAGTTTCTGGTAGGAGAAGTTTAGCTCGGAATAGCTTTTGATCTcaacatttctcctttttttgaaaaggagaccagaaaaatacttaaactTTTATGCTGGGTTTCTTAATAGAAATGATTGgagacaagaaataaaaattaaatttgcttaCCAGACAGAAGTCAGAAAGCTTTACAGTAAATAAATGTTATCTGTAATCATAACTTCTTTGTCACCTCCTATTCTGGTCACTAGCAAAGGGGAGAAAGCTAGAAAGAGGTTTTGATATTAAATGTGTAGAGTACAACTAATTTTTTGCAGCTGGTAGTCTGTGAGAATTTAGTTTTTTCTCTGGTATCAGTTACTATTAAAAATCACTTAATTCCTACACATACAGATCTATAGTagatctgttttaaattttcttttgcaggttTTCACTGACCTTAATTGATACCTTGGACACTCTTGTGGTAAGTTTAATCTGTTGATAAACTTTGATAAAACAAAGATGCTTCTGATGCTCAGacttatttttatcttttccatgACCACTGATGTCTGACTGTTTGAAGTGTCTGTTACTTGTGGGAACTTTGAAGTGCTGTGGGGATGGAGTTTGGAGTTGGTTGTAATAAAACTACAGCAGTTCCTTCACATTTCATGGGTACCTTTttatattggggtttttttggctctAACTTAACACAAAAGAGTTTGCTTTTCCTTATAGTCTAAAGCAAGAAGCTCTGTTAGTGGAGGGCACCTCTTAATAACCTCTTAATAACTGATGTATTTCTGGCTTTAATTGTATGTACGTATTTCTTGGATAGCTTTGTGTGCACTGAAGTATCCTGTACAAAAATACACTGTGACTGCATTAGCTATACTGGAACTGAACACCTGCTCACTGTTGTATTCTAGGtgttaaataaaaccaaagagtTTGAAGAGGCtgtaaaaaaagtaataaaggaTGTTAATTTAGATAATGACATAGTTGTGTCTGTCTTTGAAACCAACATAAGAGTTCTTGGGTGAGtaacttttgttttcaaaactcctaaaaatgtggatttttgtCAGTGTCTTTAAGACACCTTTCTGTACTGTTCCACCTATTCGAAACAGGTGTGCCTTTGTCAGTTCACCTGCAAGtagttttaaaatgcaaggCAGGACTTCCTGCAGTGGTGCTGGATCAAGCTGCCCCCCATCTCACTGCTGCATGCAGAGCTTTGCTGATTAAGAACCCATGTGCATGCTGAGGGAGAGGTGAATTTGCTTAAGAGAAATAGGCTTGCAAATGGCTCTGTTCAATTTGACTTACCAGATTTTGATACTTGGGTCATAGATTATTTCAGCTCGGAAGGGACCTCTGGGGCTCAATGCACGATCAGAGCATGTAATTTTAAGTTGTTATATGCCATTTTAGAGGTATTGGTGCTATTCCTGTGTGATATTGATGCATCAATGATTCCAGTGATAAACAAGAAGTATTGCTTCCA carries:
- the NIBAN1 gene encoding protein Niban 1, giving the protein MGASASSPLDDSKCAYIRGKTEATIKNFSPHYRRQYAVAFCRHVQEELEQDCHSQSHFLKTRPTGETRTVLYEAELLHFAEDLKKWKDRYIVIQNDYTVNCFETKEAYQKGASPKYQILPAGGKVLTSEEDYNLLSDKHFPDPVGSSEEVAAAFVPLPKEFPVYLWQPFSRHSYYCFPEPGAQRHFSAVLGDCVRHSNHDFLKQTTYEVEALLEAIQFFRQEKGHYGTWEMITGNEKEILSNLVMEELLPNLQTMMLPKMKGKRNDRKRAWFGIVEETYGLVQQQVAEGLSTLKEECREFSKTLEGTIRSDMDQILNSKNFLAGKIKASVSEPVQKCCTENIQPFLTSILEELMGPISSGFTEVRLLFDKEVNEIIQDFQKTNDMTRLKENVDQLMTLPFNSVKMEPCYLKVNLLQELLQDLKSRFKVYHIDSVIQRTQNFMQELMENAVYTFEQLFSPSHQADSAKVATTIEKVKLRVLKQYDYDSSTIRKKIFQEALVQITLPTMQKTLASTCKPELQRYEQYIFADYTSVIQVENVYEEILYQTLLEEALKVIKEAAVLRKHNLFEDNLNVPCESVSSLAELRTPVGSAQGTPAKVPTAARAEELDTESHRDETLVVTGKIVWEKDADEGKSPDKEAGTSASAGGDQASRKEAVAVTDVGDEQESPLVSHTKQGVAEGKSALENESECVVSTEREFKAQQKAVEEKVASGTDSAVKIFGAGPKKELKVPEGAAEEEVTSESQTVTAAMPVSGSEKASTAQEKVSEIKVTFPPENVTDIENFGSAEKKSKLENEIMEKLSQSENAVGTGFEGVSKKESGESTETKIVSQDEKTGKAVFGDCPEKESQSQEKSCKSPDDVNEIRSLLMLTVEIPADTPSENIKEVCEGELLKLPEHHNGNYELSKVAVAEIQLCHKMRSEDAAACVKFKEEQPSSASLGLDGTSAESVPRGAQAPWLVESSAPPQEAKAEVEIKPSVWYAGAGGGRLQPEEHTRNAVEDKRLYGEEGTGNSNAVSEEAGTQSSFGSPAAHAATRDVPILDRANPGPGLLEPVSLVPQRRRGQPRAERTADTELGGREGEPDQSSSHAGIQSTGGKAILPEEHREDGSAQQNSEE